Within Pseudomonas alloputida, the genomic segment GAGTATCACTGGTCACAAGACCCTGGCGATGCTCAAGCGCTACACACACCTAAGCCCGCAGGACCTCGCCGAGAAGCTCGGCTGAGGTCAGGCAACCCAGAGCGAGGGCGGATCTTTCCGCTTCCGCCCCGGCTTCGGCTTCTGGTGCTCCCCGTCCCGATACTCGCGCAGGAACTTGCGCACGTCCTCTTTCAGCCAGCAATGCCGGTTGCCCATCTTGAAGCTTCTGGGTAGCCACGGCACGCCGCGGCGAATCCCCTCCCTGATTGACGCCTCGGTGCGGCCCAGCAGCTTGGCCAAGCCCTCGACCGTCAACACTTCAGTTTCTTCGCTCATACCTTACTCCTAGCCTGACGCGTCAGGTTTTGGTTGTCACGCTGACCTGTCACGTCAGGTTCGTTTCGCTGGCGGTAGGGCTGGCTTCGACTCAATGAACGAGCTGGCAGAGTTCTCGCCGCCGATGTGGCGGAA encodes:
- a CDS encoding helix-turn-helix transcriptional regulator, with amino-acid sequence MSEETEVLTVEGLAKLLGRTEASIREGIRRGVPWLPRSFKMGNRHCWLKEDVRKFLREYRDGEHQKPKPGRKRKDPPSLWVA